One Oncorhynchus clarkii lewisi isolate Uvic-CL-2024 chromosome 28, UVic_Ocla_1.0, whole genome shotgun sequence genomic region harbors:
- the LOC139386618 gene encoding uncharacterized protein, with product MVQCLVFTLLWVCAVALHSHGSTERVSQTTEPSVSRSTDPTAETVTLGPVETQSPDTHTDQSIEEEQEPLPSDPCEDDELDKRVYQRDSHGVMQLVQGEDYKNTCNLSDTPGEQAHCLIYPTNQLNCSWNFHGLPNDSQFYASVFVCKKTERISSVDCVTEAIGGQGAQGGTGKADRVVGNVSTGCQGSVDNSATSVILTFNVLCSDVWGIYTHKYQTKDIDVLRPPPDINPAWVREGVLLVQWGLPSSRSSNKSSCFHYQLQINGQVRDFKDLLTYNETNLDPTHSHDVKMRVRKSKTCRGSQHWSSWSNTTKVAPFEFPNQLNSLVVVGIALGIPMILLSLLLLIRLQRERLFPHIPGPPLKIKHLLERDDQFQFVPQALQSKFVEEITVVEEAKETPVNLAS from the exons ATGGTGCAATGTCTGGTGTTCACACTGCTCTGGGTCTGTGCTGTGGCACTGCATTCCCATGGGAGTACAGAGAGAG TATCTCAAACGACTGAGCCAAGTGTCTCTAGGAGCACAGACCCGACGGCTGAGACAGTTACTTTAGGACCAGTTGAGACCCAAAGccctgatacacacacagaccagagCATAGAAGAAGAACAAGAACCACTTCCCTCAGACCCCTGTGAGGATGATGAGTTGGATAAG aggGTGTACCAGAGGGATTCTCATGGTGTTATGCAGCTGGTTCAGGGAGAGGACTACAAAAACACTTGCAACCTATCAGACA CTCCAGGTGAACAGGCCCACTGTCTTATCTACCCTACCAATCAACTCAACTGCTCCTGGAATTTCCATGGTCTCCCTAACGACAGCCAATTCTACGCCTCCGTCTT TGTGTGTAAGAAAACTGAGAGAATCTCCAGTGTGGACTGTGTCACTGAGGCCATAGGAGGCCAAGGAGCCCAGGGAGGGACTGGAAAGGCTGACCGTGTGGTTGGAAATGTGTCTACTGGGTGCCAAGGCAGTGTGGACAACAGCGCCACCTCGGTGATCCTGACTTTCAACGTGTTATGCTCTGACGTGTGGGGCATCTACACCCATAAATACCAGACCAAAGATATTGATGTGCTGCGCCCGCCCCCCGACATCAACCCAGCCTGGGTCAGAGAGGGGGTTCTGCTGGTGCAGTGGGGTCTCCCATCCAGCCGGTCAAGCAACAAATCCAGCTGCTTCCACTACCAGCTACAGATCAATGGCCAG GTGAGGGACTTTAAGGATTTACTGACATACAATGAGACCAACTTAGACCCCACACATTCACACGATGTGAAGATGAGGGTGAGGAAGAGTAAAACCTGCAGAGGATCTCAACACTGGAGCAGCTGGAGCAACACCACCA aggtggCCCCGTTTGAATTTCCCAATCAGCTGAACTCTCTGGTGGTCGTTGGCATCGCTCTGGGAATACCCATGATCCtcctgtctctgctgctgctgatTCGACTCCAAAG GGAACGTCTGTTTCCCCACATCCCTGGTCCCCCACTGAAGATTAAACACCTCTTGGAGAGAGACGACCAGTTTCAg TTTGTCCCTCAGGCCCTGCAGTCCAAATTTGTTGAGGAGATCACAGTGGTGGAGGAAGCTAAGGAAACACCTGTGAATTTGGCCAGTTAA